Proteins co-encoded in one Symmachiella macrocystis genomic window:
- a CDS encoding secretin N-terminal domain-containing protein codes for MTLHQNCSPCRRHLFRTSLLAALCGICPSLAIAQDAPPAADTPAAKAPPAAAKPAAAKLDYARLADPEVAAQLNLTEEQQTKLQELLKKRSEALSQAEAADKAKIAAEQNGTIAALLSEEQRAKLAKIRPVPKLRFNFRFQRWAEVLQWFAQEADLSLVMDAPPPATFNYTDTKEYTPTEAIDLLNGVLLTKDFTLIRRGRMLIVIDMKEGIPQDLIPRIDLKDLEDRGKHEFVSVMFPLGKKNAEEVDAEIMPLLGNQGKSVPLPKTQQILVTATAGNMRAIGAVIDSIPEPAPPKQPPKPTPPEKPELRTYATKSADAAAAVELINQLISGIKVVPDAKAGQINVFATPSQQTAVLALLDKIQTDNPPESKPRLEVYSLTRGDHTQLLESLRLVLPEMQMRIDPVDNRLIAWGTPDEQAKIKASLDQLGGDGPNGKTAQLATYLLLKADPASTQELLSKLVPNARVSFDPQTRNLIVVAVPDDQRVVKAMLDQLQPTQPGANSPELQFYPFKVNIPTGLMEVLQTLVPNANIRADGKKLIITATPADHVLIADTIKKFPMPIASEKPRLEIYPITPAQRKRFEAVIGTITGDLPGIRIITDAEPGELAVWAKSKEHEALQAILEKLKRDVPDEEKFTLTSYPVKAAQQPQTTSVLQTLYPELRVIPDAEGNRLLVWAGPQRHTDLKATLDKVLAEVPEADQPRFEAYAIQGADATSLMPTLQTLLPAMRLSVDPKTTRLIAWGTPKEHQMLKSALTKVGGGMAEMSPQIEVYRLTKADPSATQTLLQGLFPAARLTIDPQTRSLIAVAIPEDQQGIRATLEQLQPETPGPNERTLQFIPLEEAPPASLLAVLQQLAPQSQVSYDLEAKRLMVVATAADHNVINESVKRVVDSAAPAEKFSLEIYPVTAAQRTRFQTILDTVQSEMPGMRIITDAEPGELAVWAKKSQHEKLADIIAKLRRDTPAGDKFVLVPYQIKNADAANTLTVMQSIFPNIKIVLDAKTKKLLIWAPPSEHEKIQDVVDKIDSGAAADVQESYKVYPVPDSDAAAVINLLQQQLPDVTFTNDTTSKAIIAWGRKADHQKVDAILKQVLASLDPDRKPKLVIYPVGKSDSANLMRGLRQIFPDTRIDDDSSSNSMLIWTTPDRHQEIQAALDQISANLEKQNGGTMVIYQVKSQVVSPAQQIIQMAVPRARVMLGGNPPRIVAWAKPDEHAEIESIIKKVEKDAGSTEPRNIVIYDLEGVDATAVMQLIDPVLRAETQFITSSNGERLIVRAKTKHHAELKATIEGAKEKLPKVGKPTAHVYQLKHVDPNILMAIVRPISPASPMVPNVRDRSLVITATPEDHEKFQSEISKIDVERTDGESAYLKSHPIERADAGTVYGIVANLMSGQGGMQLYYDSRNNAVIANAHPDQHKTIAETIADVEKNFVEATPEMYRLHTADPNVVAAFLRTLVPRASITVDNPQRSLVIVATATDHQKMKEAIAKFDVEPDAENAAFLKSHQVKKADPGTTFGVVGQLLASHPEVRLSYDSRNGAIIAFADAAQQKKIEEVIADIEKDIEGATSEVYRFRTADPNAAIAILRMVAPRAQMTVDNRNRSIVVNAIEADHTAIAETIAKMDADGNDENGAVLRAYSIKSAEPGNLLNMLQTNFALQPDIRLSADYKNETIVALATDAQHKKIAAFIAEVDDKGKIRTAEVYRFRSADPTAASGILRTLIPKVQMAVDNASRSLVVTGTPEEHALIKSTIAKMEEEPAGGRGSVLRSYPVKAAEPNNLLNMLQTNFSLQPDIRLSLDSLNDTILAFARPEQHENIQHFIEEVEKGGQTRRAQVYRFSVADPNTALSVLSVLTPKAQMAVDQGSHSLVVTATEGDHEKIAATIKEMDREDTDGTGPQLRSYPVINAQVNTLAQAIQSAYRNRPDVQVTYDSQNNTVSAVAPVAVHVKIKEFIENSDKQGVTLIPKVYRFENADPQAALRVLRSLTPRADAAVDTENNSLVVSASEADHAKIQATVEAMDGDGAALGVPELKVYPLNAADGRSLQTTLRTLFRRDRDVDVSYDRENNSILALAPEKTQQRIADMVQEVERASSADPLSTLQLYRLENVDSRTAMEILENAFSQQIPKIKLSLDRRGRQIAAIARPEQHKMIQQTLKQMDTDERVLEVYQLDVIEPFTAELSIDRLFGSFDFDDPNAPVVDSDNATQQLFVRAKKEQQAEIRELLSKMGETGLAVQAESGKGGRMRVIPFQGDTAAAIREIERVWPQLRKNSIRVVTPSAVMPSLRRLAPDASRNGGTKPKPAKKNGAQFAVPAEEVPAQNKSAKPNTTKKQPTSQQQSKESATSQKSTTTPDVKSDAEPSSFPVIVAPGNGRITIASDDPEALDQFEALLRAMSPKRTGGRGNNFVVFSLRYTSAVQTATTLQQFFETGGRRGGSSRSRFSSNVTIVPDQRLNAIIVHGNRHDRDTIEELLQVLDAEDSPEMLSANRPRLILVKNTEASRIEDVIRSIYQSALKNGGGAPPIPVPAGVSQDVAVAIQRVNAASNAPLLTVEVDERTNSLVVMAPTSLFEEIKELVQQMDTAANDDSTRRLKVIKLKSLNIRSLENSLDMLTGEGSRSRSRRRRRGR; via the coding sequence GTGACGTTACATCAAAACTGCTCGCCTTGTCGTCGACATCTGTTCCGCACGTCGCTGCTTGCGGCACTCTGCGGAATTTGCCCGTCGCTTGCGATTGCTCAAGATGCGCCACCCGCCGCCGACACACCGGCTGCTAAGGCTCCCCCCGCTGCCGCAAAACCGGCGGCGGCGAAACTGGATTATGCCCGACTGGCCGACCCTGAGGTTGCCGCTCAGTTAAATCTGACGGAGGAGCAGCAAACGAAACTCCAAGAACTGCTCAAAAAACGCAGCGAAGCGCTCTCCCAAGCCGAAGCCGCCGACAAAGCCAAGATTGCCGCCGAGCAAAATGGAACCATTGCCGCTCTCCTATCTGAAGAACAACGGGCGAAATTGGCCAAGATTCGCCCGGTCCCCAAGCTTCGCTTCAATTTTCGATTTCAACGTTGGGCGGAAGTCTTGCAGTGGTTCGCCCAGGAAGCGGACCTATCGCTGGTGATGGATGCCCCGCCGCCGGCAACGTTTAACTACACAGACACTAAGGAATACACGCCAACCGAAGCGATCGATCTGCTCAACGGCGTCTTGCTAACCAAGGACTTCACGCTGATTCGTCGCGGTCGCATGCTAATCGTGATCGATATGAAAGAAGGCATTCCGCAGGACCTCATTCCTCGAATCGATCTGAAAGACCTGGAAGATCGCGGCAAACATGAATTCGTCAGCGTCATGTTTCCGTTGGGCAAGAAGAATGCGGAGGAAGTTGACGCGGAAATAATGCCGCTTCTGGGCAATCAAGGCAAAAGCGTGCCGCTGCCCAAGACGCAGCAAATCCTGGTCACAGCCACCGCAGGGAACATGCGTGCGATCGGTGCGGTCATTGATTCTATCCCCGAACCGGCGCCTCCCAAACAACCTCCCAAACCCACTCCCCCGGAAAAACCGGAACTCAGGACCTACGCGACGAAATCCGCCGATGCCGCTGCGGCCGTCGAGTTGATCAATCAGTTAATCAGCGGAATCAAAGTCGTTCCCGACGCTAAGGCCGGTCAGATCAATGTTTTTGCGACGCCTTCGCAACAAACTGCTGTCCTAGCGCTGTTGGACAAAATACAAACCGACAATCCGCCCGAATCGAAGCCCCGTTTGGAAGTCTATTCCCTCACGCGCGGCGACCACACACAGTTGCTGGAATCGTTGAGGCTGGTCTTGCCGGAAATGCAAATGCGCATTGATCCAGTGGACAATCGCCTGATTGCTTGGGGGACACCGGACGAACAAGCCAAAATCAAAGCGTCTCTCGATCAACTAGGGGGAGACGGGCCAAATGGCAAGACAGCGCAGCTAGCGACTTATCTATTGCTGAAAGCGGATCCCGCATCGACTCAAGAGTTGTTATCCAAACTGGTTCCCAACGCCCGGGTTTCGTTTGACCCGCAAACTCGAAATTTGATCGTCGTCGCAGTGCCAGATGACCAACGTGTTGTGAAAGCCATGTTGGACCAACTGCAACCCACGCAGCCCGGGGCCAATTCGCCGGAATTGCAGTTCTATCCCTTCAAGGTGAACATTCCGACCGGATTAATGGAGGTGCTGCAAACATTAGTTCCCAACGCTAACATTCGTGCCGACGGCAAGAAATTGATTATCACCGCCACCCCGGCTGACCACGTCTTGATTGCCGACACGATCAAAAAGTTCCCCATGCCCATCGCGAGTGAAAAACCGCGATTGGAGATTTATCCCATCACTCCCGCCCAGCGCAAACGATTTGAAGCAGTGATCGGGACGATAACCGGCGACCTGCCAGGTATTCGGATTATCACCGACGCCGAGCCGGGAGAACTAGCCGTGTGGGCGAAATCCAAGGAACACGAGGCGCTGCAGGCGATCCTGGAGAAGCTAAAACGGGATGTGCCGGATGAAGAAAAGTTCACGCTGACCAGTTATCCGGTCAAGGCCGCTCAACAACCGCAGACAACGAGCGTCCTGCAAACCCTGTATCCGGAACTGCGGGTTATCCCCGATGCCGAGGGAAACCGCCTGCTTGTCTGGGCAGGCCCCCAGCGGCACACAGACCTCAAAGCCACACTGGACAAGGTCCTCGCCGAAGTTCCCGAAGCCGATCAACCCCGCTTTGAGGCTTACGCCATTCAAGGCGCGGACGCGACGAGTCTAATGCCCACATTGCAGACACTGTTGCCGGCCATGCGTTTATCGGTGGATCCCAAGACCACACGGCTGATCGCCTGGGGGACTCCCAAGGAACACCAGATGTTAAAATCGGCCTTAACCAAGGTCGGTGGCGGCATGGCGGAGATGTCGCCGCAAATTGAAGTCTATCGGCTCACGAAAGCCGATCCCTCTGCAACGCAAACGTTATTGCAGGGACTTTTCCCGGCAGCACGGCTGACGATTGACCCGCAAACGCGAAGCCTCATTGCCGTTGCCATCCCCGAAGACCAGCAAGGTATCCGCGCCACGTTGGAACAACTTCAACCCGAAACGCCCGGTCCCAACGAACGCACGCTGCAATTCATTCCGCTCGAAGAAGCCCCACCCGCCAGCCTGTTGGCGGTATTGCAGCAACTGGCGCCGCAGTCGCAAGTCTCCTACGACCTCGAAGCCAAGCGACTGATGGTCGTCGCCACGGCAGCGGATCACAATGTGATTAACGAATCCGTGAAACGTGTCGTCGACTCTGCTGCACCAGCTGAGAAGTTCTCGTTAGAGATCTATCCAGTGACCGCAGCGCAGCGCACGCGCTTTCAAACGATTTTGGATACTGTGCAAAGCGAAATGCCCGGCATGCGTATTATCACCGATGCCGAACCGGGAGAATTGGCGGTGTGGGCCAAGAAAAGCCAGCACGAGAAGCTGGCCGACATCATCGCCAAATTGCGGCGGGACACCCCCGCAGGCGACAAATTTGTGCTAGTGCCCTATCAGATCAAAAATGCGGATGCGGCCAACACGCTGACCGTGATGCAAAGCATCTTTCCCAACATCAAAATTGTGTTGGATGCCAAGACCAAAAAATTGCTCATCTGGGCCCCGCCGAGTGAGCACGAAAAAATCCAGGATGTGGTAGACAAGATCGACTCCGGCGCTGCTGCGGACGTCCAAGAATCCTACAAAGTCTATCCGGTCCCTGATTCCGATGCTGCCGCGGTGATCAACTTGTTGCAACAACAACTCCCGGACGTCACCTTCACCAACGACACGACCTCCAAAGCAATCATCGCCTGGGGCCGCAAGGCCGACCACCAAAAAGTCGACGCCATTTTGAAACAAGTTTTGGCGAGTTTGGACCCGGATCGCAAGCCGAAATTGGTGATCTATCCGGTCGGCAAAAGTGATTCGGCTAACCTAATGCGTGGGTTGCGGCAAATCTTTCCCGATACCCGAATTGACGACGACTCTTCGTCAAACTCCATGCTGATCTGGACGACACCTGATCGGCATCAGGAAATCCAAGCCGCGTTGGACCAAATATCGGCCAACCTGGAAAAACAAAACGGCGGCACGATGGTCATTTATCAGGTCAAATCCCAAGTAGTATCGCCTGCACAACAGATCATCCAAATGGCCGTACCGCGGGCACGCGTGATGCTCGGTGGCAATCCGCCGCGCATCGTTGCCTGGGCCAAACCGGACGAGCACGCCGAAATCGAAAGTATTATCAAAAAGGTTGAGAAGGACGCCGGCAGTACCGAACCGCGCAACATCGTCATTTATGACCTTGAGGGCGTCGATGCGACCGCTGTCATGCAACTCATCGATCCCGTGCTCCGCGCCGAAACCCAGTTTATCACCTCCAGTAATGGTGAGCGGTTGATCGTCCGTGCTAAAACCAAACACCACGCTGAATTGAAAGCGACCATCGAAGGGGCCAAAGAAAAACTGCCTAAGGTTGGTAAGCCGACGGCCCATGTCTATCAACTAAAACACGTGGACCCCAACATTTTAATGGCGATCGTGCGGCCTATATCTCCCGCATCGCCGATGGTGCCCAACGTGCGCGATAGGTCGCTGGTCATTACCGCAACACCCGAGGATCACGAAAAATTCCAATCCGAAATTTCCAAAATCGACGTCGAGCGAACCGATGGCGAATCCGCCTATTTAAAGTCGCACCCCATTGAAAGGGCTGATGCGGGAACCGTCTATGGTATTGTGGCGAATCTCATGTCCGGACAGGGCGGCATGCAGCTTTATTACGACTCACGGAATAACGCCGTTATAGCAAACGCGCATCCGGATCAGCACAAGACGATTGCCGAGACGATTGCCGACGTCGAAAAGAATTTTGTCGAGGCCACTCCGGAAATGTATCGTCTGCACACAGCCGATCCGAATGTGGTCGCGGCTTTTTTGCGAACTCTCGTACCGCGGGCATCGATCACCGTCGATAATCCGCAACGGAGCTTGGTGATCGTGGCGACCGCTACCGATCATCAAAAAATGAAAGAGGCAATCGCCAAGTTCGATGTCGAGCCTGATGCCGAAAACGCGGCGTTTCTCAAGTCGCACCAGGTCAAAAAGGCCGATCCAGGCACGACATTCGGCGTCGTTGGACAACTGCTGGCCAGCCACCCCGAAGTCCGCTTGTCGTATGATTCGCGTAACGGCGCGATCATTGCCTTCGCCGATGCGGCGCAGCAGAAAAAAATTGAAGAGGTCATTGCCGACATCGAAAAGGATATCGAAGGGGCCACCTCAGAGGTCTATCGTTTCCGCACAGCCGATCCGAATGCCGCCATCGCGATCCTACGGATGGTGGCTCCCCGCGCTCAAATGACCGTCGACAACCGCAATCGCAGCATCGTCGTCAACGCCATTGAAGCGGACCACACAGCCATCGCTGAAACGATCGCCAAGATGGACGCCGATGGGAACGACGAAAACGGAGCGGTGCTAAGGGCTTATTCGATCAAGTCGGCCGAACCTGGCAATCTGCTCAACATGCTGCAGACCAACTTTGCCTTGCAGCCAGATATTCGGTTATCCGCGGATTATAAAAACGAAACGATCGTCGCATTGGCAACCGACGCGCAGCACAAAAAAATCGCTGCCTTTATCGCCGAAGTCGATGACAAAGGCAAAATTCGCACAGCTGAGGTTTACCGGTTTCGATCCGCCGACCCGACCGCTGCCAGCGGCATTTTGCGGACGTTGATTCCCAAAGTCCAAATGGCGGTCGACAACGCAAGCCGCAGTCTCGTGGTGACAGGCACACCCGAAGAACATGCGTTGATCAAATCGACGATTGCCAAAATGGAGGAGGAACCCGCCGGCGGACGGGGTTCCGTGCTGCGTTCGTATCCGGTCAAAGCCGCTGAGCCGAACAATCTCCTCAACATGCTGCAAACCAACTTCTCGCTGCAACCCGATATTCGGCTGTCACTCGATTCACTGAACGACACGATCCTAGCCTTTGCTCGCCCCGAACAACACGAAAATATTCAACACTTTATCGAAGAAGTAGAGAAGGGGGGGCAAACGCGGCGGGCGCAGGTCTATCGTTTTAGTGTCGCCGATCCCAACACGGCCTTGAGTGTCCTGAGTGTATTAACCCCTAAGGCACAAATGGCGGTTGATCAAGGTAGCCATAGCTTGGTAGTCACAGCCACCGAGGGGGATCATGAAAAAATTGCCGCTACGATCAAGGAAATGGATCGCGAGGACACCGACGGTACCGGCCCGCAACTTCGTTCCTATCCTGTCATAAATGCACAAGTCAATACATTGGCACAGGCCATTCAAAGTGCCTATCGAAACCGCCCCGACGTGCAAGTCACTTATGACTCACAAAACAACACTGTTTCCGCCGTGGCTCCGGTGGCTGTCCATGTGAAAATCAAGGAGTTTATCGAAAACTCCGATAAGCAGGGCGTCACATTGATTCCCAAAGTGTACCGTTTCGAAAACGCCGATCCGCAAGCCGCGCTGCGCGTGCTTAGGTCACTAACTCCGCGCGCCGACGCCGCCGTCGATACCGAGAACAACAGCCTCGTCGTTAGCGCCTCGGAAGCGGACCACGCAAAAATCCAAGCCACTGTTGAAGCCATGGATGGTGACGGAGCAGCCCTGGGCGTTCCAGAGTTGAAAGTGTATCCGCTCAACGCTGCGGACGGCCGCAGTCTGCAGACTACTTTGCGGACGTTGTTTCGCCGTGATCGGGACGTCGATGTTTCTTACGACAGGGAGAATAACAGCATCCTCGCATTGGCCCCCGAGAAAACACAACAGCGAATCGCCGATATGGTGCAAGAAGTTGAAAGAGCCTCCTCGGCCGATCCGTTGTCGACACTGCAGCTGTATCGTTTGGAAAACGTCGATTCTCGCACAGCGATGGAAATTTTGGAAAACGCCTTTAGCCAACAGATTCCCAAAATCAAATTGTCGCTGGATCGTCGCGGTCGGCAAATTGCTGCCATCGCCCGTCCCGAACAACATAAGATGATTCAACAAACACTCAAACAAATGGATACCGACGAGCGAGTGTTGGAAGTGTATCAACTCGATGTGATTGAACCATTCACGGCGGAATTGTCGATCGATCGCTTATTCGGCAGTTTCGATTTTGACGACCCGAATGCCCCGGTCGTCGATTCGGACAATGCCACTCAGCAACTTTTCGTCCGCGCCAAAAAAGAGCAGCAAGCCGAGATTCGCGAGTTGTTATCCAAAATGGGAGAAACCGGTTTGGCTGTCCAAGCCGAAAGCGGCAAAGGGGGTCGCATGCGAGTGATTCCGTTCCAAGGCGACACCGCCGCTGCCATTCGAGAAATCGAACGCGTTTGGCCTCAATTGCGTAAGAATAGCATCCGCGTCGTCACCCCGTCGGCAGTGATGCCCAGTTTGCGACGCCTAGCACCAGACGCATCACGTAACGGTGGAACGAAGCCAAAACCTGCCAAGAAGAACGGAGCCCAATTCGCGGTCCCTGCGGAAGAGGTCCCTGCACAGAACAAATCCGCCAAACCAAACACTACTAAAAAACAGCCGACGTCCCAGCAGCAATCTAAAGAATCCGCGACGTCGCAAAAATCGACAACCACGCCTGACGTAAAGTCCGACGCGGAACCCTCATCGTTCCCGGTGATTGTCGCCCCGGGCAATGGCCGGATTACGATCGCTTCGGACGATCCGGAAGCTTTGGACCAATTTGAAGCCCTACTACGAGCGATGTCCCCGAAACGCACCGGTGGACGCGGCAACAACTTTGTCGTGTTTTCACTGCGGTACACCAGCGCTGTGCAGACCGCCACGACGCTGCAACAGTTTTTCGAAACCGGGGGCAGGCGGGGTGGTTCGTCACGTTCGCGGTTCAGCAGCAACGTGACCATCGTACCGGACCAACGCCTGAATGCGATCATCGTGCACGGCAATCGCCATGACCGGGATACCATCGAGGAATTGCTCCAGGTACTCGATGCTGAAGACAGTCCGGAAATGCTGTCCGCCAATCGTCCCCGGTTGATTCTGGTGAAAAACACGGAAGCTTCGCGGATCGAAGACGTGATTCGTTCGATCTATCAATCGGCATTAAAAAACGGTGGCGGCGCACCGCCAATTCCCGTGCCGGCCGGTGTGTCGCAAGATGTCGCCGTGGCCATTCAACGTGTCAACGCAGCCAGCAATGCTCCGTTGCTGACCGTCGAAGTCGACGAACGGACTAACTCGCTTGTGGTGATGGCTCCAACGTCGTTGTTCGAGGAAATCAAAGAACTCGTACAGCAAATGGACACGGCGGCCAACGACGACTCCACCCGACGGTTGAAGGTGATCAAACTCAAAAGCCTCAACATCCGCAGCTTAGAGAATTCACTGGACATGCTCACGGGTGAAGGGAGTCGATCCCGCTCACGACGACGACGTCGGGGCCGCTAA
- a CDS encoding GspE/PulE family protein produces the protein MTSLDTAKEPLVLDARQLRIAREAQADDGRLDRAAAELGLPSEDAALQAVCATLGLELVDLANYDVDLSLLHEFDVKLIHRYSIFPIGRQDGSIIVATKDPFDLHALDAVGASTGVGVTPVVAAPDELNKLIKSNLGVGAETIDGLMAQREDAGGIEVLDELEWDQSEDAAMAQEASVVRLVNEILSEAVEARTSDIHLECQAKGMKLRYRIDGVLQRQPLPPELNRFQAAILSRLKIMAKMNIAEKRVPQDGRIKLRVSGREVDIRVSMIPMLHGEGVVMRVLDKDKMNFSLKGIGMDEDIYNQFQKLITLPHGIILVTGPTGSGKTTTLYSALNEIKNEENKIITTEDPIEYQLDGINQIQVHHKVGLTFAASLRAILRHDPDVVLVGEIRDQETAENAIQASLTGHLVFSTLHTNDAAGAFMRLVDMGVEPFLVSSTVEGVMAQRLVRTLCRECCEAYEPNKDELPDDFPMDLMRDQGAQIFRPVGCRACRNAGYSGRVGLYELLRANEEIRNLATERMSSTIIKKAAIKAGMQSLRHNGWKKVLEGRTSVDEVLRVSKED, from the coding sequence ATGACATCCTTAGACACCGCTAAAGAGCCGTTGGTCCTCGACGCTCGTCAACTGCGCATCGCTCGCGAAGCGCAAGCCGACGACGGACGACTGGATCGCGCTGCCGCCGAGTTGGGTTTACCCAGCGAGGATGCTGCATTGCAGGCTGTTTGCGCCACGCTCGGGTTGGAACTCGTTGATCTCGCGAATTACGACGTCGATTTGTCGCTGCTCCATGAGTTCGACGTCAAATTGATTCATCGCTACAGCATCTTTCCGATCGGCCGCCAAGATGGCTCGATCATCGTCGCCACCAAAGACCCATTCGACCTGCACGCGTTGGACGCAGTCGGAGCATCGACCGGAGTCGGCGTGACGCCGGTCGTGGCGGCTCCCGATGAGTTGAACAAACTGATCAAGTCAAATCTGGGTGTCGGTGCCGAAACGATCGATGGTTTGATGGCGCAGCGCGAAGACGCCGGCGGCATCGAAGTCCTCGACGAATTGGAATGGGACCAGTCGGAAGACGCGGCGATGGCTCAAGAAGCCTCAGTCGTCCGGCTCGTCAACGAAATCCTCAGCGAAGCCGTCGAAGCCCGTACAAGTGACATCCACTTGGAATGCCAAGCCAAGGGCATGAAGCTGCGGTATCGCATCGACGGTGTGCTGCAACGTCAGCCGCTCCCGCCGGAACTCAATCGTTTTCAGGCGGCGATTCTGAGCCGGTTGAAAATCATGGCCAAGATGAACATCGCTGAAAAACGCGTGCCACAAGATGGGCGGATCAAGCTGCGTGTTTCAGGCCGCGAAGTCGATATTCGTGTTTCCATGATCCCCATGCTGCATGGCGAAGGGGTCGTCATGCGTGTTCTCGACAAGGACAAGATGAACTTCTCCTTGAAGGGCATCGGCATGGATGAAGACATCTACAACCAATTCCAAAAGCTGATCACACTGCCGCACGGAATTATTCTCGTCACCGGACCAACTGGTTCAGGAAAAACGACGACACTCTACAGCGCGCTCAACGAAATTAAGAACGAAGAAAACAAGATCATCACCACCGAGGATCCGATCGAATATCAACTCGATGGGATCAACCAGATTCAGGTGCACCACAAAGTCGGGCTGACATTCGCCGCCAGTTTGCGGGCGATCTTGCGGCACGATCCAGACGTGGTGCTCGTGGGTGAAATTCGGGACCAAGAAACTGCCGAAAATGCGATTCAAGCCTCGCTGACTGGCCACTTGGTCTTCAGCACCTTGCACACCAACGACGCCGCCGGCGCATTCATGCGTCTGGTCGACATGGGCGTCGAGCCGTTTCTGGTTAGCAGTACGGTCGAAGGCGTGATGGCCCAACGTTTGGTGCGAACCCTCTGCCGGGAATGCTGCGAAGCTTACGAACCGAACAAAGACGAACTACCGGACGATTTCCCCATGGACCTCATGCGGGACCAAGGGGCTCAGATCTTTCGTCCTGTTGGTTGTCGCGCTTGCCGTAACGCGGGGTACTCCGGGCGAGTCGGCTTGTATGAACTGCTGCGTGCCAATGAGGAAATCCGCAATTTGGCGACAGAGCGGATGTCGTCAACGATTATCAAAAAAGCGGCGATCAAAGCCGGCATGCAATCACTACGACACAACGGATGGAAAAAAGTGCTCGAAGGCCGGACCTCGGTGGATGAAGTCCTGCGTGTGAGTAAAGAAGACTAA
- a CDS encoding type II secretion system F family protein: protein MPEFAYTARNMTGEDVVGSITAGSRREALNTLAERALFPVRVDSTEKAKSLFDFKLSIGRKIKAEVLASTLTQLSDLLENGVPLLNSLKLLSEQCAHDRMKEVLTAIHDQVVEGAPLDEAFAQHPEVFGELTVSMVRAGSEGAFLEDALKRTADFLELQEEMKSRVKGAMAYPAFLAAAGFVVTVVLIVFFVPKFAELFKQLEKQGGLPTPTVVLLALSDFLGRWGIFLIAGLFALGSYVKKQLAKPAGRHLVDRWKLKIPVAGSIFLGSAVSRFCRVLGTLLRNGVPLLRALEISQDSTGNLVLADAIKASAENISSGDTLSQPLGECGLIPKPVMAMIKIAEESNNLENVLINVADGIDRKIGRQIDIMVRLVEPTMLMVMGTVILFVLVALLLPVFDMSATM, encoded by the coding sequence ATGCCTGAGTTTGCCTATACAGCCCGAAACATGACCGGCGAAGACGTGGTGGGTTCCATCACAGCCGGCAGCCGCCGCGAAGCGCTCAATACGCTCGCTGAGCGCGCGTTGTTTCCGGTACGTGTAGACAGCACAGAAAAGGCCAAATCGCTCTTTGACTTCAAGCTGTCCATAGGTCGGAAAATCAAGGCGGAAGTCTTGGCCTCCACGCTGACGCAGTTGTCGGACCTATTGGAAAACGGCGTGCCGTTGCTCAATTCGCTCAAGTTGCTGTCTGAGCAATGTGCCCACGATCGGATGAAAGAAGTCCTCACGGCGATTCACGACCAAGTCGTCGAAGGGGCACCGTTGGACGAGGCGTTTGCCCAACATCCTGAGGTGTTCGGTGAATTGACCGTCAGCATGGTCCGTGCCGGTTCCGAAGGGGCATTTTTGGAAGACGCACTCAAGCGGACGGCTGACTTTTTGGAACTGCAGGAAGAAATGAAAAGCCGCGTCAAAGGGGCGATGGCTTATCCTGCATTCCTGGCAGCTGCCGGTTTCGTGGTCACAGTCGTGTTGATTGTGTTCTTCGTTCCGAAATTCGCAGAGCTGTTTAAACAATTGGAAAAGCAGGGCGGATTGCCGACGCCCACCGTGGTGTTGTTGGCATTGAGTGATTTCCTCGGGCGTTGGGGCATCTTCTTGATTGCCGGACTGTTCGCCTTAGGGTCGTACGTGAAGAAACAGTTGGCTAAACCAGCCGGCCGACATTTGGTAGATCGCTGGAAATTGAAGATTCCCGTTGCGGGCAGCATTTTTCTGGGTTCAGCCGTTTCACGGTTTTGCCGCGTGTTGGGCACGCTGCTGCGAAATGGAGTCCCGCTGCTACGAGCCTTGGAAATCAGTCAGGACTCAACCGGAAATTTGGTGTTGGCCGATGCGATCAAAGCTTCGGCGGAGAATATTTCGTCGGGCGACACACTGTCGCAACCGCTGGGCGAATGCGGGCTGATCCCCAAGCCGGTGATGGCAATGATCAAGATCGCCGAAGAATCGAACAACTTAGAGAACGTGTTAATCAATGTCGCGGACGGTATCGACCGCAAAATCGGACGTCAGATCGACATCATGGTGCGGCTCGTCGAACCGACCATGTTGATGGTCATGGGCACGGTGATTTTGTTCGTACTTGTGGCTTTATTGCTGCCGGTGTTCGACATGAGCGCAACGATGTAA